Proteins co-encoded in one Quercus robur chromosome 8, dhQueRobu3.1, whole genome shotgun sequence genomic window:
- the LOC126694991 gene encoding putative F-box/FBD/LRR-repeat protein At3g49040 isoform X2 gives MAESKTKSQKLSPKNDTLVDRISDLPESLICHILSFLPIQEAVATSILSSRWEHLWTLVSRLDLDSVTIGDSLSCGQSPNQDRVFNFLAALYNVKLLSFFSSGLKCLSYGSACLSQFQNLVQLDFKVNAWTWHMLQALLQNAPNLEVLFVTHKSHGYLKHKVCWKEPPDDPNNLTSCLTSFWYKGFGFKHELEFVKYILKEARVLKKATIHVRDGKLKGSIVKKISRFPRCSITCLLTVN, from the exons ATGGCCGAATCGAAGACAAAATCCCAGAAACTGTCTCCCAAAAATGACACATTGGTCGATAGGATCAGCGATTTACCAGAATCTCTTATTTGCCACATCCTTTCATTTCTTCCAATCCAAGAGGCAGTAGCCACAAGCATTTTGTCAAGCAGATGGGAACACCTTTGGACTCTCGTCTCGAGACTCGACCTCGACAGTGTAACAATCGGCGATTCATTGTCATGCGGTCAATCGCCTAATCAAG ATAGGGTATTCAACTTTCTTGCCGCACTCTATAACGTCAAACTCCTGTCATTTTTCTCTAGTGGCTTAAAG TGTCTCAGCTATGGTTCTGCTTGCCTTTCCCAGTTCCAAAATTTGGTCCAATTGGACTTCAAAGTTAATGCTTGGACATGGCACATGCTACAAGCCTTGCTCCAAAATGCTCCTAATCTAGAAGTTCTTTTTGTTACTCATAAG AGTCATGGTTACCTTAAACACAAAGTATGCTGGAAGGAGCCACCAGATGATCCTAATAATTTGACATCTTGCCTTACTAGTTTCTGGTATAAAGGATTTGGTTTCAAACATGAACTggaatttgtaaaatatattctaaaggAGGCAAGAGTGTTGAAGAAAGCAACAATTCATGTTCGTGATGGAAAGTTAAAGGGAAGCATTGTCAAGAAAATATCTAGGTTCCCAAGGTGCTCAATAACATGTCTTCTTACAGTCAATTGA
- the LOC126694990 gene encoding FBD-associated F-box protein At1g66310-like, which translates to MAESKTKSQKRSPKKDTWVDRISDLPESLICHILSFLPIQEVVATSILSSRWQHLWTLFSRLDLDSKTIGDSLSCGQVRCKPFSFGHIVSTLLTLHRAPYLRTLRLKCFLCRNCSRLDKWIGNVVERNLEELDLQIYGDFLFWKLPQSIFSCKTLVVLNLYGAIVLDPPPSFQFPILKILRLVHIVYRPDSVFRLLSGCPVLEDLSFQRQALKAVFKHKICASTLKRLSITFGQHDFDGSAFGSLDYKLEINAPALEYFKFEGHLRDIVFLHKLDSLVQADVYISSFEAPTFGIDWHWDWEDDRHRDKCCADRVFNFLAALYNVKLLSFSSSSLQCLSYGSACLSQFQNLVQLDFKVYAWTWHMLQALLQNAPNLEVLFVTHKSHGYLKHKVCWKEPPDDPNNLTSCLTSFWYKGFGFKHELEFVKYILKEARVLKKATIHVRDGKLKGSIVKKISRFPRCSMTCLLTVN; encoded by the exons ATGGCCGAATCGAAGACAAAATCCCAGAAACGCTCTCCCAAAAAAGACACATGGGTCGATAGGATCAGCGATCTACCAGAATCTCTTATTTGCCACATCCTTTCATTTCTTCCAATTCAAGAGGTAGTAGCCACAAGCATTTTGTCAAGCAGATGGCAACACCTTTGGACTCTCTTCTCGAGACTCGACCTCGACAGTAAAACAATCGGCGATTCATTGTCATGCGGCCAAGTTCGGTGCAAACCCTTCAGCTTTGGACACATTGTGTCCACACTTTTGACTCTACACAGAGCACCTTACCTACGAACTCTTCGCCTCAAATGCTTCTTGTGTCGTAACTGTTCTCGTCTTGATAAATGGATTGGCAATGTCGTTGAGCGTAATTTGGAAGAACTTGATCTCCAGATTTAtggtgattttttgttttggaaattGCCTCAGAGCATTTTCTCTTGCAAGACGTTAGTAGTTTTGAATTTATATGGCGCAATTGTGCTTGATCCTCCTCCATCATTTCAATTCCCAATCCTAAAGATACTCCGTCTTGTACATATTGTTTATAGACCTGACTCTGTTTTTAGGCTCCTCTCTGGCTGCCCGGTTCTCGAAGATTTGTCATTTCAAAGACAAGCTTTGAAGGCTGTGTTCAAACATAAAATATGTGCTTCTACTTTGAAACGTTTAAGTATAACTTTTGGCCAACATGACTTCGATGGATCTGCTTTTGGTTCTCTTGATTACAAACTGGAGATAAACGCCCCAGCTCTGGAGTACTTTAAGTTTGAAGGTCATCTGCGTGACATTGTTTTCCTTCACAAACTAGACAGCTTAGTTCAGGCTGATGTTTATATTAGTAGTTTTGAGGCTCCTACATTTGGGATAGATTGGCATTGGGATTGGGAAGATGATAGACATCGCGATAAATGTTGTGCAGATAGGGTATTCAACTTTCTTGCCGCACTCTATAATGTCAAACTCCTCTCATTTTCCTCTAGTAGCTTACAG TGTCTCAGCTATGGTTCTGCTTGCCTTTCCCAGTTCCAAAATTTGGTCCAATTGGACTTCAAAGTGTATGCTTGGACATGGCACATGCTACAAGCCTTGCTCCAAAATGCTCCTAATCTAGAAGTTCTTTTTGTTACTCATAAG AGTCATGGTTACCTTAAACACAAAGTATGCTGGAAGGAGCCACCAGATGATCCTAATAATTTGACATCTTGCCTTACTAGTTTCTGGTATAAAGGATTTGGTTTCAAACATGAACTggaatttgtaaaatatattctaaaggAGGCAAGAGTGTTGAAGAAAGCAACAATTCATGTTCGTGATGGAAAGTTAAAGGGAAGCATTGTCAAGAAAATATCTAGGTTCCCAAGGTGCTCAATGACATGTCTTCTTACAGTCAATTGA
- the LOC126694991 gene encoding F-box/FBD/LRR-repeat protein At3g52680-like isoform X1 translates to MAESKTKSQKLSPKNDTLVDRISDLPESLICHILSFLPIQEAVATSILSSRWEHLWTLVSRLDLDSVTIGDSLSCGQSPNQGQCKPFSFGHIVSTLLTLHTAPYLRTFRLKCFFCRNCSRLDKWIGNVVERKLEELDLEIYGDDSIWKLPQSIFSCKTLVVLNLNGTIVLDPPPSFQFPSLKILRLIHIVYRPDSVFRLLSGCPVLEDLSFQREDLEGVFKHKICASTLKRLSITFGQSEFDGSYFGSLDYKLEINAPALEYFKFDGHLRDIVFLHKLDSLVQADVYISSFEAPTFWVDWEDDRHRNECCADRVFNFLAALYNVKLLSFFSSGLKCLSYGSACLSQFQNLVQLDFKVNAWTWHMLQALLQNAPNLEVLFVTHKSHGYLKHKVCWKEPPDDPNNLTSCLTSFWYKGFGFKHELEFVKYILKEARVLKKATIHVRDGKLKGSIVKKISRFPRCSITCLLTVN, encoded by the exons ATGGCCGAATCGAAGACAAAATCCCAGAAACTGTCTCCCAAAAATGACACATTGGTCGATAGGATCAGCGATTTACCAGAATCTCTTATTTGCCACATCCTTTCATTTCTTCCAATCCAAGAGGCAGTAGCCACAAGCATTTTGTCAAGCAGATGGGAACACCTTTGGACTCTCGTCTCGAGACTCGACCTCGACAGTGTAACAATCGGCGATTCATTGTCATGCGGTCAATCGCCTAATCAAGGTCAGTGCAAACCCTTCAGCTTTGGGCACATTGTGTCCACACTCTTGACTCTACACACAGCACCTTACCTTCGAACTTTTCGCCTCAAATGCTTCTTCTGTCGTAACTGTTCTCGTCTTGATAAATGGATTGGCAATGTCGTTGAACGTAAATTGGAAGAACTTGATCTCGAGATTTATGGTGATGATTCCATTTGGAAATTGCCTCAGAGCATTTTCTCTTGCAAGACGTTAGtagttttgaatttgaatggCACGATTGTGCTTGATCCTCCTCCATCATTTCAATTCCCAAGCCTAAAGATACTCCGTCTGATACATATTGTTTATAGACCTGACTCTGTTTTTAGGCTCCTCTCTGGCTGCCCGGTTCTCGAAGATTTGTCATTTCAAAGAGAAGATTTGGAGGGTGTGTTCAAACATAAAATATGTGCTTCTACTTTGAAACGTTTAAGTATAACTTTTGGCCAATCTGAATTTGATGGAtcttattttggttctcttgaTTACAAACTTGAGATAAACGCTCCAGCTCTGGAGTACTTTAAGTTTGATGGTCATCTGCGTGACATTGTTTTCCTTCACAAACTAGACAGCTTAGTTCAGGCTGATGTTTATATTAGTAGTTTTGAGGCTCCTACATTTTGGGTAGATTGGGAAGATGATAGACATCGCAATGAATGTTGTGCAGATAGGGTATTCAACTTTCTTGCCGCACTCTATAACGTCAAACTCCTGTCATTTTTCTCTAGTGGCTTAAAG TGTCTCAGCTATGGTTCTGCTTGCCTTTCCCAGTTCCAAAATTTGGTCCAATTGGACTTCAAAGTTAATGCTTGGACATGGCACATGCTACAAGCCTTGCTCCAAAATGCTCCTAATCTAGAAGTTCTTTTTGTTACTCATAAG AGTCATGGTTACCTTAAACACAAAGTATGCTGGAAGGAGCCACCAGATGATCCTAATAATTTGACATCTTGCCTTACTAGTTTCTGGTATAAAGGATTTGGTTTCAAACATGAACTggaatttgtaaaatatattctaaaggAGGCAAGAGTGTTGAAGAAAGCAACAATTCATGTTCGTGATGGAAAGTTAAAGGGAAGCATTGTCAAGAAAATATCTAGGTTCCCAAGGTGCTCAATAACATGTCTTCTTACAGTCAATTGA